A portion of the Pseudomonas protegens CHA0 genome contains these proteins:
- a CDS encoding lipoprotein → MPLRPLVLLSLVSLLVACSSDAPKTAAPSTSQQQAVKKNQEPADPGPLPAYQRELSGTLEGVPAGADVELALLVIDERGRPQRLLASSNLSGTSQALPFRLRFATEAFPAGTRVELRGRASQSGQLILHLPAQRIDQPTSQALGQLQFVKAP, encoded by the coding sequence ATGCCGCTCAGACCGCTCGTTCTGCTCAGTCTTGTCAGCCTGTTGGTCGCTTGCAGCAGCGATGCGCCAAAAACCGCGGCCCCCTCCACTTCACAGCAGCAGGCGGTGAAAAAAAATCAGGAACCGGCCGATCCAGGCCCCTTGCCGGCCTACCAGCGCGAGTTGAGTGGCACCCTCGAGGGCGTACCGGCCGGCGCCGACGTCGAGCTGGCCCTGCTGGTGATCGATGAGCGCGGCCGTCCGCAACGCCTGCTGGCCAGCAGCAACCTGAGCGGCACCAGCCAGGCCCTGCCGTTCCGCCTGCGCTTTGCCACCGAAGCCTTTCCGGCCGGAACCCGGGTCGAACTGCGCGGCCGCGCCAGCCAGTCCGGCCAATTGATCCTGCACCTGCCGGCCCAACGCATCGACCAACCCACCAGCCAGGCCCTGGGCCAACTGCAATTTGTCAAAGCCCCATGA
- a CDS encoding class I SAM-dependent methyltransferase, with protein sequence MNVPLDLQAALSELLGDARLVACELPDTTLKLWLIDADNMNRAFTPEETRRILHEPPYWSFCWASGLALARYLAEQPHWVAGKRVLDFGAGSGVAAIAAAKAGAREVVACDLDPLAIAACRANARLNGVELSYSMDFFAEADRFDLILVADVLYDRANLPLLDQFLSRGRQALVADSRVRDFQHPLYQRLEMLNALTLPDLAEPWEFRNVSLYHAQRR encoded by the coding sequence ATGAATGTCCCGCTCGACCTGCAAGCTGCCCTCAGCGAACTGCTGGGGGACGCGCGACTGGTAGCCTGCGAGCTGCCCGATACCACGCTGAAGCTCTGGCTGATCGACGCCGACAACATGAACCGCGCCTTCACCCCGGAAGAAACCCGGCGCATCCTCCACGAGCCGCCCTACTGGAGCTTCTGCTGGGCCAGCGGCCTGGCCCTGGCGCGCTACCTGGCCGAGCAGCCGCATTGGGTCGCGGGCAAGCGGGTGCTGGATTTCGGTGCCGGTTCCGGCGTGGCGGCGATTGCCGCGGCCAAGGCCGGAGCCCGGGAAGTGGTGGCCTGTGACCTTGACCCGCTGGCCATTGCCGCCTGCCGGGCGAATGCCCGACTCAATGGCGTCGAGCTGAGCTATTCCATGGATTTCTTCGCCGAGGCCGACCGCTTCGACCTGATCCTGGTGGCGGACGTGCTCTACGACCGGGCCAACCTGCCGCTGCTGGACCAGTTCCTCAGCCGTGGCCGCCAGGCCCTGGTGGCGGATTCCCGCGTACGGGACTTCCAGCACCCGCTCTATCAGCGCCTGGAAATGCTCAATGCCCTCACCCTGCCCGACCTGGCCGAACCCTGGGAATTTCGCAACGTGAGCCTCTATCACGCACAGCGGCGATAG